The proteins below come from a single Paracoccus sp. SCSIO 75233 genomic window:
- a CDS encoding Hint domain-containing protein, whose protein sequence is MAGASILHKTNAMCFGADVLIRTNAGDVPAGELKRGDMVATRDGGFQPVRRTASWQLSMPDLRENPQLLPILIQKNALGMGLPTRDLVVSPGQRLLVRSQIALSMFGVFEVLTAARHLCDVPGVEVAEDCQTIEYVQIMLDACHVIFANGIDAESMAEDALMRQQPRLTDETRVMVSDLPRAVVWPDTARRMAATRPASKRALRHRRVKSG, encoded by the coding sequence ATGGCAGGCGCCAGCATTCTCCATAAAACCAATGCCATGTGTTTCGGCGCTGATGTCCTGATCAGGACGAATGCGGGCGATGTGCCGGCAGGGGAACTCAAACGTGGTGATATGGTCGCGACCCGTGACGGGGGCTTTCAGCCAGTCCGAAGGACCGCGTCATGGCAGCTATCCATGCCGGATCTTCGCGAAAATCCACAACTTCTGCCCATCCTGATCCAAAAGAACGCGCTTGGCATGGGCCTGCCGACGCGTGACCTTGTCGTCTCTCCGGGGCAACGGCTGCTTGTCCGCTCCCAAATTGCGCTGAGCATGTTCGGCGTGTTCGAGGTGCTGACCGCTGCACGACATCTCTGCGACGTGCCGGGGGTCGAGGTGGCGGAGGATTGTCAGACCATCGAATATGTCCAGATCATGCTGGATGCGTGTCATGTCATCTTCGCGAATGGAATAGATGCCGAATCGATGGCTGAGGATGCGCTGATGAGGCAGCAACCTCGCCTGACGGACGAGACGCGGGTGATGGTTTCGGATTTGCCCCGTGCCGTTGTGTGGCCGGACACCGCGCGGCGAATGGCGGCGACCCGACCGGCGTCCAAACGTGCTTTGCGACATCGCCGGGTGAAAAGCGGCTGA
- a CDS encoding DUF2842 domain-containing protein, giving the protein MNLKTRKRLSLLILLLGLPAYLIVAWVLLAWIDDTYGRPPFWAELLIVILLGFVWIMPFKKIFTGIGKGEE; this is encoded by the coding sequence ATGAATCTCAAGACCCGGAAGCGGCTGTCGCTTCTGATCCTGTTGCTCGGGCTTCCGGCCTATCTGATCGTCGCATGGGTGCTGCTGGCGTGGATCGACGACACCTATGGTCGTCCGCCATTCTGGGCGGAACTGCTGATCGTCATCCTGCTCGGCTTCGTCTGGATCATGCCGTTCAAGAAAATCTTCACCGGCATCGGCAAGGGCGAGGAGTGA
- a CDS encoding GNAT family N-acetyltransferase: MDSLTIAAEDPLSPDLDLLFARHEAFCHADTPPESIHMLGREELTASGVLFLVLRRGERALAMVALKEMADGAAELKSMHVLDEARGTGTAERLLAALEQEATRKNINAIFLETGAQPSFAPARAFYKRAGYRECPPFADYWADPMSVFMTKTLKAFTG, encoded by the coding sequence TTGGACTCACTGACGATTGCGGCGGAAGACCCGCTTTCCCCCGATCTCGACCTTCTATTCGCCCGGCATGAGGCCTTCTGCCACGCCGATACGCCGCCGGAATCGATCCATATGCTCGGGCGGGAGGAGCTCACGGCCTCCGGGGTTCTGTTTCTGGTGCTGAGGCGCGGCGAGCGAGCCCTGGCGATGGTCGCGCTCAAGGAGATGGCCGATGGTGCGGCGGAGCTGAAATCCATGCATGTGCTGGACGAGGCGCGCGGCACCGGCACGGCGGAACGGCTTCTTGCTGCGCTGGAGCAGGAAGCGACGCGAAAGAATATCAACGCGATCTTCCTGGAAACCGGGGCGCAACCCAGCTTTGCACCGGCGCGCGCGTTCTACAAGCGGGCGGGGTATCGTGAATGCCCGCCATTCGCGGATTACTGGGCCGATCCGATGAGCGTTTTCATGACCAAGACGCTCAAGGCTTTTACGGGCTGA
- a CDS encoding dipeptidase — MIPVFDGHNDFLQRLLAEGADPLAIWREGDGSGHIDLPRLRKGGMFGGFFALWAPSPPEPDRTDWHAAQENPPYAVPLAGKIDVAGATAHMFRLSARLNALERDGTLSICRSVDEILAAKEAGRIAAILHMEGAEGIADPDDLHLWHRIGLRSLGPVWSRVNDYGHGVPFAFPADPDTGPGLTDAGKELIAECDRLRILIDLAHLNAKGVEDIAKISGAPLVSTHSGAHTVAASTRNLTDRQLGTIAETGGLVGLNFAAGFVREDGRRLPFDGFDPYLRQLDHLLDWLGEDGVALGSDFDGALMPHDLADASALPGFLGAMAAHGYGGELVEKIAWKNWMNLLRRTWER; from the coding sequence ATGATCCCGGTTTTCGACGGCCATAACGATTTCCTGCAACGGCTGCTGGCTGAGGGCGCAGACCCGCTGGCGATCTGGCGAGAGGGCGACGGCAGCGGCCATATCGACCTGCCCCGGCTGCGCAAGGGGGGCATGTTCGGCGGGTTCTTCGCGCTCTGGGCACCGTCGCCGCCTGAGCCGGATAGGACGGATTGGCATGCGGCACAGGAAAACCCACCCTATGCGGTGCCATTGGCAGGCAAGATCGACGTGGCAGGGGCAACTGCGCATATGTTCCGCCTCTCGGCCCGGCTGAACGCGCTTGAACGGGACGGCACGCTGTCGATCTGCCGCAGCGTCGATGAGATCCTCGCCGCGAAGGAGGCAGGCCGGATCGCCGCCATCCTGCATATGGAGGGGGCTGAGGGCATTGCCGACCCCGACGATCTGCATCTGTGGCACCGGATCGGTCTGCGCTCGCTCGGGCCGGTCTGGTCGCGAGTGAACGATTACGGCCACGGCGTGCCATTCGCCTTTCCCGCCGATCCCGATACGGGTCCGGGCCTGACCGATGCGGGGAAAGAACTCATTGCCGAATGTGACCGGCTGCGCATCCTGATCGACCTTGCGCATCTGAACGCGAAAGGAGTCGAAGACATCGCGAAGATCAGCGGCGCGCCTCTGGTTTCAACGCATTCGGGCGCGCATACGGTCGCTGCCTCGACGCGCAATCTGACCGACCGGCAATTGGGGACGATCGCCGAAACAGGCGGCCTCGTCGGGTTGAACTTCGCCGCCGGTTTCGTGCGGGAGGATGGCCGCCGCCTGCCCTTTGACGGGTTCGATCCCTATCTGCGCCAGCTCGATCATCTGCTGGACTGGCTGGGCGAGGATGGCGTGGCGCTCGGCTCTGATTTCGACGGGGCGCTGATGCCGCATGATCTGGCCGATGCAAGCGCCCTGCCCGGTTTCCTTGGCGCCATGGCCGCTCATGGCTATGGCGGGGAACTCGTCGAGAAAATCGCCTGGAAGAACTGGATGAACCTGCTCAGGCGGACATGGGAGCGGTAA
- the uvrB gene encoding excinuclease ABC subunit UvrB, whose translation MGHNNTNAPVTRFPEVTRPKLEGGRRFVMQTEFEPAGDQPTAIAELSAGVRGGERDQVLLGATGTGKTYTMAKVIEETQRPAIILAPNKTLAAQLYGEFKGFFPDNAVEYFVSYYDYYQPEAYVPRSDTYIEKESQINEAIDRMRHSATRALLERDDVIIVASVSCIYGIGSVETYSAMTQDMVVGQMYDQREFIGQLVAQQYRRLDAAFQRGGFRVRGDVVEVWPAHLEDRAWRFDFFGPELEKITEFDPLTGAKTDDFKQIRIYANSHYVTPRPTMQQAIKGIKNELRERLEQLNDEGKLLEAQRLEQRTNFDLEMLEATGVCNGIENYSRYLTGRAPGEPPPTLFEFIPDNAIVFADESHVSVPQIGGMYRGDYRRKFTLAEHGFRLPSCMDNRPLKFEEWDAMRTQSVFVSATPKEWELDQTGGVFVEQVIRPTGLLDPQVEIRPVEMQVDDLLDEVRKVTANGMRTLVTTLTKRMAEDLTEYMHEQGIKVRYMHSDIDTIERIEILRDLRLGAFDVLVGINLLREGLDIPECGLVAILDADKEGFLRSETSLIQTIGRAARNADGRVIMYADSITGSMERALAETERRRAKQIAYNEEHGITPQTVRKNVDDVLAGLWQGDTDQSRITTKIDKPMVGSNLAAHLDALRAQMRKAAENLEFEEAARLRDEVKRLEAVDLAVADDPLARQSVIEEAAEAAVGKSGRSTAGRAGQRGGNKRSKRRR comes from the coding sequence ATGGGTCACAATAACACAAACGCTCCCGTCACCCGCTTCCCCGAGGTCACCCGACCCAAGCTGGAAGGCGGACGGCGTTTCGTCATGCAGACGGAGTTCGAACCGGCAGGCGATCAACCGACCGCCATTGCCGAGTTGTCGGCAGGTGTGCGGGGTGGGGAGCGCGATCAGGTGCTGCTGGGCGCGACCGGTACCGGCAAGACCTATACGATGGCCAAGGTGATCGAGGAGACGCAGCGCCCGGCCATCATCCTTGCGCCGAACAAGACGCTGGCGGCGCAGTTATACGGCGAATTCAAGGGGTTCTTCCCGGATAATGCCGTCGAATATTTCGTCTCCTACTACGATTATTACCAGCCCGAAGCCTATGTGCCCCGCAGCGACACTTATATCGAGAAGGAATCGCAGATAAACGAGGCCATCGACCGCATGCGCCACTCCGCCACCCGCGCCCTGCTGGAGCGTGACGATGTGATTATCGTGGCGTCGGTGTCCTGCATTTACGGCATCGGCTCGGTCGAGACCTATTCGGCAATGACGCAGGATATGGTTGTCGGCCAGATGTACGATCAACGCGAATTCATCGGCCAGCTTGTCGCGCAGCAATATCGCCGCCTGGATGCGGCGTTTCAGCGGGGCGGGTTCCGCGTGAGGGGCGATGTGGTCGAGGTCTGGCCGGCCCACCTTGAGGACCGGGCGTGGCGCTTCGATTTCTTCGGGCCGGAGTTGGAGAAGATTACCGAATTCGACCCGCTGACCGGCGCCAAGACCGACGATTTCAAGCAGATCCGCATCTATGCGAACAGCCACTACGTCACCCCACGCCCGACCATGCAACAGGCGATCAAGGGGATCAAAAACGAACTTCGCGAGCGGCTGGAACAGTTGAACGACGAAGGCAAGCTGCTGGAAGCGCAGCGGCTGGAGCAGCGGACGAATTTCGATCTGGAGATGCTGGAGGCGACCGGGGTTTGCAACGGGATCGAAAACTACTCCCGCTACCTGACCGGCCGCGCCCCGGGCGAGCCGCCGCCGACATTGTTCGAGTTCATTCCCGACAACGCCATTGTCTTCGCAGACGAATCCCATGTCAGCGTGCCACAGATCGGCGGCATGTATCGGGGCGACTACCGGCGCAAATTCACCCTGGCCGAACACGGGTTCCGCCTGCCCTCCTGCATGGATAACCGGCCCCTGAAGTTCGAGGAATGGGACGCGATGCGCACCCAATCGGTCTTCGTGTCCGCAACGCCCAAGGAATGGGAGCTTGACCAGACCGGCGGCGTTTTTGTCGAACAGGTCATCCGTCCGACCGGGCTTCTGGACCCGCAGGTTGAAATCCGCCCGGTCGAGATGCAGGTGGACGATCTGCTGGACGAGGTGCGCAAGGTCACCGCCAACGGGATGCGCACGCTGGTCACGACCCTGACCAAGCGCATGGCCGAGGATCTGACCGAATACATGCACGAACAGGGCATCAAGGTCCGCTACATGCATTCCGACATCGACACGATCGAGCGGATCGAGATCCTGCGCGATCTGCGTCTGGGTGCCTTCGACGTGCTGGTCGGGATCAACCTCTTGCGTGAGGGGCTGGATATTCCCGAATGCGGGCTGGTGGCGATCCTCGATGCGGATAAGGAAGGCTTCCTGCGCTCCGAAACCTCACTGATCCAGACCATCGGACGGGCGGCGCGGAATGCCGACGGGCGCGTTATCATGTATGCCGACAGCATCACCGGCAGCATGGAACGCGCTCTGGCCGAAACCGAACGCCGCCGCGCCAAGCAAATCGCCTATAATGAGGAACACGGCATCACGCCGCAAACCGTTCGGAAGAATGTCGATGACGTTCTGGCCGGTCTGTGGCAGGGCGATACGGACCAGTCGCGGATCACGACCAAGATCGACAAGCCAATGGTCGGCTCGAACCTCGCCGCGCATCTGGATGCGTTGCGCGCCCAGATGCGCAAAGCCGCCGAAAATCTGGAGTTCGAGGAAGCGGCGAGGCTGCGGGACGAGGTGAAGCGACTGGAAGCCGTCGATCTGGCCGTCGCAGACGACCCGCTGGCCCGGCAATCGGTGATCGAGGAAGCGGCAGAAGCGGCGGTCGGAAAATCAGGCCGCTCGACAGCCGGTCGTGCCGGTCAACGCGGGGGCAATAAACGTTCCAAACGCCGCCGCTGA
- a CDS encoding antibiotic biosynthesis monooxygenase yields the protein MPLIQPDFDGQTVITTFEVTPGTAHDLLDALTDAWRDVISKQPGFVAGAVHLNDAQTRIATYSQWARREDYQAMLRTEEMRKRNREINQLCRSFEPVMYEVQSVYGA from the coding sequence ATGCCCCTTATTCAGCCAGATTTCGACGGTCAGACCGTCATCACCACATTTGAGGTCACGCCGGGCACCGCGCATGATCTTCTGGATGCGCTGACCGATGCGTGGCGGGATGTGATCAGCAAACAGCCCGGTTTCGTCGCCGGGGCCGTGCATCTGAACGATGCGCAGACCCGCATCGCCACCTATTCGCAATGGGCGCGGCGCGAGGATTATCAGGCGATGCTGCGCACGGAGGAGATGCGCAAGCGGAACCGCGAGATCAACCAGCTTTGCCGCAGTTTCGAGCCGGTCATGTACGAGGTGCAAAGCGTCTACGGCGCGTGA
- a CDS encoding thiamine diphosphokinase → MSAPVLTSSGGVTLIGGGAVTTEDMALARSYAPVLVAADGGADAALSLGVVPDHAIGDFDSISAEARAALGPDRLTHVAEQDSTDFTKTLSRISAGFVLAIGFSGRRLDHTLAALTVMIRHPDPPCIMIAAEDIVFACPPELSLPLDAGTRLSLFPMGPAHGTSTGLRWPIDGIAFAPDGRVGTSNAATGPVRLTMDGPMLVMLPRECLDLVIAALTAPMSA, encoded by the coding sequence GTGAGCGCGCCTGTTCTGACCTCTTCCGGCGGCGTGACGCTGATCGGCGGGGGCGCCGTGACGACCGAGGATATGGCGCTTGCCCGCAGCTACGCGCCGGTTCTGGTGGCGGCGGATGGCGGTGCGGATGCTGCGCTGTCTCTCGGCGTCGTGCCGGATCATGCCATCGGTGATTTCGATTCGATCTCGGCAGAGGCGCGGGCGGCACTTGGCCCGGATCGCCTGACTCATGTGGCGGAGCAGGACAGCACCGATTTCACCAAGACGCTCAGCCGCATATCGGCGGGGTTCGTGCTGGCCATCGGGTTCTCGGGGCGGCGGCTGGATCATACGCTGGCGGCGCTGACGGTGATGATCCGCCATCCCGACCCGCCCTGTATCATGATCGCGGCAGAGGATATCGTGTTTGCCTGCCCGCCGGAATTGTCGCTGCCGCTGGATGCGGGCACGCGGCTGTCGCTGTTCCCGATGGGACCGGCGCATGGGACCAGCACCGGATTGCGCTGGCCGATTGACGGGATCGCATTTGCGCCTGACGGGCGTGTCGGGACATCGAACGCGGCAACCGGTCCGGTCCGGCTGACGATGGACGGGCCGATGCTGGTGATGCTGCCGCGCGAATGCCTGGATCTGGTGATCGCGGCGCTTACCGCTCCCATGTCCGCCTGA
- a CDS encoding ABC transporter ATP-binding protein/permease: MRRNPTNSKGAARLVEGAARREAAVAHWLLILSGAIWPVQAALVAWCIGGWVTGDLSPTPYAASGFVVLSVLRALIERHAAAVLFRIGDEVLARERAALMTREMRARGPEASASVAALVTDKLPLLVPWITRYEPAMARVRVLPLLYLLLAVVIAWPAALILAISGPLIPVFMILIGIAAEAASRRQLAEIGNLNALLMERLSALIDLRLLGATDRAANEFETRANGLKARTMAVLRIAFLSSTVLELFAAIGVAMMAVYVGFSLLGVIGFGSWGNGLSVSEGVFLLLLAPDFFLPLREMAAAWHDRAAGLAVLSELDDADEATRQPILGQGAPASPLDGPLDLHLRDAVVALDGRELPLPDLDLSQGEAVAVTGPSGSGKTTLLAVAAGMLPLQAGEVEVAGTPLTDERADGWRARLAVMQQTVFFPDMTLSDWLGEGAEDAVRLAQAEGVIAGLPSGLQTRLGENGAGVSGGEARRLSLARAIASDRELLIADEPTADLDEETAARIIAAMHGLKARGKTLLVATHDPALIAAMDREVRLG; the protein is encoded by the coding sequence ATGAGACGAAACCCGACCAACTCGAAAGGCGCAGCGCGTCTTGTCGAAGGGGCTGCGCGCCGCGAGGCCGCTGTGGCGCACTGGCTGTTGATCCTGTCGGGGGCAATCTGGCCGGTGCAGGCGGCGCTGGTTGCCTGGTGCATAGGCGGTTGGGTGACGGGCGATCTGTCGCCGACGCCTTACGCCGCGAGCGGGTTTGTTGTCCTGTCTGTCCTGCGCGCCCTGATCGAGCGTCATGCGGCGGCTGTCTTGTTCCGCATCGGCGATGAGGTGCTGGCCCGCGAGCGCGCAGCCCTGATGACACGCGAAATGCGGGCGCGCGGTCCCGAAGCCTCGGCCTCGGTCGCGGCGCTGGTCACGGACAAGCTGCCGCTGCTGGTTCCGTGGATCACGCGCTATGAGCCGGCAATGGCGAGGGTGCGGGTTTTGCCGCTGCTTTATCTGCTGCTCGCCGTGGTGATCGCATGGCCAGCGGCGCTGATCCTTGCCATTTCCGGCCCGCTGATCCCGGTGTTCATGATCCTGATCGGCATCGCGGCGGAAGCAGCCTCACGACGGCAGTTGGCGGAAATCGGCAATCTGAACGCGCTGTTGATGGAGCGGTTGAGCGCTTTGATCGACCTGCGGCTTCTCGGCGCGACCGACAGGGCGGCGAATGAGTTCGAAACTCGCGCCAACGGGCTGAAGGCACGCACGATGGCGGTGCTGCGCATCGCGTTCCTGTCCTCGACCGTGCTGGAGCTGTTTGCGGCGATCGGCGTTGCCATGATGGCGGTCTATGTCGGTTTTTCGCTGCTTGGCGTCATCGGCTTCGGAAGCTGGGGCAACGGGCTGAGCGTCAGCGAGGGGGTGTTTCTGCTGCTTCTCGCGCCGGATTTCTTTCTGCCGCTGCGCGAGATGGCGGCGGCGTGGCACGACCGCGCCGCCGGGCTGGCGGTGCTGAGCGAACTCGACGACGCGGATGAGGCGACACGTCAACCCATTCTGGGGCAGGGCGCCCCGGCATCGCCGCTGGACGGTCCGCTTGATCTGCACCTGCGCGATGCTGTCGTGGCTCTGGATGGCCGGGAGTTGCCGCTGCCGGATCTGGACCTTTCGCAAGGCGAGGCCGTTGCGGTCACCGGGCCAAGCGGTTCGGGGAAAACCACCTTGCTGGCTGTGGCCGCCGGAATGTTGCCGCTGCAAGCGGGCGAGGTCGAGGTGGCAGGCACGCCCCTGACCGATGAGCGCGCCGATGGCTGGCGCGCGCGCCTTGCCGTGATGCAGCAAACCGTGTTTTTCCCGGATATGACTCTGTCTGACTGGCTGGGCGAGGGCGCGGAAGACGCGGTCAGACTTGCCCAGGCGGAAGGGGTTATCGCAGGGCTGCCATCGGGCTTGCAAACACGGCTTGGCGAAAATGGTGCTGGCGTGTCAGGGGGTGAGGCGCGGCGTCTTTCGCTCGCCCGCGCCATCGCGTCAGATCGTGAATTGCTGATCGCGGATGAACCGACGGCGGATCTGGACGAGGAAACCGCCGCCCGCATCATTGCCGCGATGCACGGCTTAAAGGCGCGCGGCAAGACGCTTCTGGTGGCAACCCATGACCCGGCGCTGATCGCGGCGATGGACCGGGAGGTCAGGCTCGGATGA
- the parA gene encoding ParA family partition ATPase: MAGYVITVAQQKGGSGKTTLAANLAVSLLGRGLSVALIDTDPQGSLGRWFIERMERHGEDDALEFSTSSAWGASYESDKLKKRFDVVIIDTPPKIDSDLRPALRAADLVVVPVASSQVDLWATEGVLDLARREKAPVLVVMNRARPNTRLGAEVAQNAADLGAQVADTQIGNRVAYAETLGQGISVCERSDARPAREELDRLTDEVLRQLG, translated from the coding sequence ATGGCTGGTTATGTGATCACCGTCGCGCAGCAGAAGGGCGGATCGGGCAAGACGACGCTTGCGGCCAATCTGGCGGTTTCTCTGCTTGGGCGCGGCCTCAGCGTGGCACTGATCGACACCGACCCGCAAGGCAGCCTCGGTCGCTGGTTTATCGAACGGATGGAACGCCACGGCGAGGATGACGCGCTTGAATTCTCGACCTCCTCCGCCTGGGGGGCGTCCTATGAGAGCGACAAGCTGAAGAAACGCTTCGACGTCGTGATTATCGACACCCCCCCGAAGATCGACAGCGATCTGCGGCCCGCTTTGCGTGCGGCTGATCTGGTGGTCGTGCCGGTCGCCTCCAGTCAGGTGGATCTGTGGGCAACGGAGGGGGTTCTGGACCTTGCGCGTCGTGAAAAAGCGCCGGTTCTGGTGGTCATGAACCGCGCCCGCCCGAACACCCGTCTGGGCGCGGAGGTGGCGCAGAACGCCGCTGATCTGGGCGCGCAGGTCGCCGATACCCAGATCGGCAACCGTGTCGCCTATGCCGAGACGCTTGGGCAGGGTATCTCCGTTTGCGAACGCAGCGATGCACGGCCCGCGCGCGAGGAACTCGACCGCCTGACGGATGAGGTTCTGCGCCAGCTGGGCTAG
- a CDS encoding NAD(P)H-dependent oxidoreductase, translating to MRVLLTDGHPDADRLSAHMLDIYQQALPESAEIHRRAIRDLTFNPDLSRGYEDIPEMEPDLVEILDQIEACDHLVLAFPLWWGGEPARMKGFWDRILLPGQAFQYHAKDLFWDRLLKGRSADVLVSMDTPPAYLKLAYFNPVGWRYRRQVLGFVGFAPIRLSYFGMVRRGGAEKNLEKWRARIRKLATSATSLKRGTKLT from the coding sequence ATGCGTGTGCTGCTGACAGACGGCCATCCCGATGCTGACCGCCTGTCGGCGCATATGCTGGACATCTATCAGCAGGCGCTGCCCGAAAGCGCCGAAATCCATCGGCGCGCCATTCGCGATCTTACGTTCAACCCGGATCTCTCGCGCGGCTATGAGGACATCCCGGAGATGGAGCCGGATCTGGTCGAAATATTGGACCAGATCGAGGCCTGCGATCATCTGGTGCTGGCCTTCCCGCTTTGGTGGGGCGGCGAACCGGCGCGGATGAAAGGGTTCTGGGACCGCATCCTGCTGCCCGGACAGGCGTTTCAGTATCATGCGAAAGACCTGTTCTGGGACAGGTTGCTGAAAGGCCGCTCGGCCGATGTGCTGGTCTCGATGGACACGCCGCCCGCCTATCTGAAACTGGCCTATTTCAACCCTGTCGGCTGGCGCTATCGGCGTCAGGTGCTGGGCTTTGTCGGCTTCGCGCCGATCCGGCTCAGCTATTTCGGCATGGTCCGGCGGGGCGGGGCGGAAAAAAACCTTGAAAAATGGCGCGCCCGGATCAGGAAACTGGCGACAAGCGCGACCTCTTTGAAACGCGGAACGAAACTGACATGA
- a CDS encoding I78 family peptidase inhibitor has product MNILKKSGMILAPLLLVACTVNEVDEIIVVEQDPTPEPADPCGAENFQQFVGEQSPMISLPAGTVFRHYRSGDAITADLNPNRLNFEYDRTGTLVEVSCG; this is encoded by the coding sequence ATGAATATACTGAAAAAATCCGGAATGATCCTTGCGCCCCTGCTGCTGGTCGCCTGTACCGTGAACGAGGTCGATGAGATCATCGTGGTTGAGCAGGACCCGACGCCGGAGCCCGCTGATCCCTGCGGTGCCGAGAATTTTCAGCAATTCGTCGGTGAACAATCGCCGATGATCTCGCTGCCAGCCGGTACGGTGTTTCGCCATTATCGCAGTGGGGATGCAATCACCGCGGATCTCAACCCGAACCGGCTGAATTTCGAATATGACCGGACCGGCACGCTGGTCGAGGTCAGTTGCGGCTGA
- a CDS encoding I78 family peptidase inhibitor: MRSIAVTLFSATFLTACTPPVISHQPQACSDEYQSLVGTNIGATSFPAGLPYRVLQPGAQATQDYEPARLNLYVDDKGWITRVTCG; encoded by the coding sequence ATGCGTTCGATTGCCGTCACCCTGTTTTCTGCGACATTCCTCACCGCCTGCACGCCGCCCGTTATCTCGCATCAGCCGCAGGCTTGCAGCGATGAATATCAATCGCTGGTCGGCACGAATATCGGTGCGACCAGCTTCCCGGCGGGTTTGCCATACCGGGTTTTGCAACCGGGTGCGCAGGCAACGCAGGATTACGAGCCTGCGCGGCTGAACCTTTATGTCGACGACAAGGGCTGGATCACGCGGGTTACCTGCGGCTGA
- a CDS encoding ETC complex I subunit, which yields MRVRIYQPARNAMQSGMARTHSWVLEYPQADARDIDPLMGWTSSDDTQSQVRLRFATRAEAVDYARDHDLDYEVVEPHKRSQNIRPRGYGENFANDRRMPWTH from the coding sequence ATGCGTGTCCGCATCTATCAGCCCGCCCGCAATGCCATGCAATCCGGTATGGCCCGCACCCATAGCTGGGTGCTGGAATATCCGCAGGCCGATGCGCGCGATATTGATCCGCTGATGGGCTGGACCAGTTCCGACGACACGCAATCGCAGGTCCGCCTGCGCTTTGCCACCCGTGCCGAGGCTGTGGATTACGCCCGCGATCACGATCTCGATTACGAGGTGGTGGAGCCGCATAAGCGCAGCCAGAATATCCGCCCGCGCGGTTATGGCGAGAATTTTGCCAATGACCGGCGGATGCCTTGGACTCACTGA